Proteins from a single region of Fundidesulfovibrio magnetotacticus:
- a CDS encoding formate dehydrogenase accessory sulfurtransferase FdhD produces MDVHKQCEAISYSAEGLRPVAVNAVLETSLLLLVNGRELATLQCTGLYPRYLAAGFLFCNGIVGQARDIGDIAVDEREDGLVARIELVSKAPVAPRLSLTSGQGLAALGCGPEGAAAKRNAPVCTPGQLLTLAAELEARSELYRATRGCHNSTLCSAGEILFFCPDIGRHNAIDTIAGKCLLEGIDTRDKILLSTGRVSGEIALKAARCGFAVLASRSMATSLGAELARKLGLTLVGDITPEGCLIYHNSGSVGLTGTDRSPR; encoded by the coding sequence ATGGATGTCCACAAGCAATGCGAGGCCATCAGCTACAGCGCCGAAGGCCTCAGGCCGGTCGCGGTGAACGCCGTGCTGGAGACGAGCCTGCTCCTGCTGGTGAACGGCAGGGAGCTGGCCACCCTGCAGTGCACGGGCCTGTATCCGCGCTACCTGGCGGCCGGGTTTCTCTTCTGCAACGGCATCGTCGGCCAGGCCCGGGACATCGGGGACATCGCCGTCGACGAGCGCGAGGACGGCCTCGTCGCCCGCATCGAGCTGGTCTCCAAGGCCCCGGTGGCGCCCCGGCTCAGCCTCACCTCGGGCCAGGGACTGGCCGCGCTCGGGTGCGGGCCCGAGGGCGCGGCGGCGAAGCGGAACGCCCCGGTCTGCACGCCCGGCCAGCTCCTGACCCTGGCCGCGGAACTCGAAGCGCGCTCGGAACTCTACCGGGCCACCAGGGGCTGCCACAACAGCACCCTGTGCTCGGCCGGGGAGATCCTGTTCTTCTGCCCGGACATCGGCCGCCACAACGCCATCGACACCATCGCCGGGAAATGCCTGCTGGAGGGCATCGACACGCGCGACAAGATCCTGCTCTCCACGGGCCGCGTCTCCGGGGAGATCGCCCTGAAGGCCGCGCGCTGCGGCTTCGCCGTGCTGGCCTCCCGCTCCATGGCCACCAGCCTCGGCGCGGAACTGGCCCGCAAGCTGGGCCTCACCCTGGTGGGCGACATCACGCCCGAGGGCTGCCTGATCTACCACAACAGCGGGAGCGTCGGGCTCACGGGCACGGACCGCTCACCACGCTGA